Proteins found in one Quercus robur chromosome 2, dhQueRobu3.1, whole genome shotgun sequence genomic segment:
- the LOC126709826 gene encoding protein MRG2-like, which yields MIPLDKLANIQIPPPLKKQLVDDCDFITHLGKLVKLPRAPNVDEILKKYLGYRLKKDNSIADSVREILKGLRCYFDKALPANGGNTSI from the exons ATGATACCACTGGACAAGCTTGCGAATATCCAAATTCCACCACCACTAAAGAAGCAATTAGTTGATGATTGTGACTTTATTACTCATTTAGGCAAG CTTGTTAAACTTCCACGTGCCCCAAATGTTGATGAAATATTGAAGAAGTATCTGGGTTACAGGTTAAAGAAGGATAACTC GATAGCTGATTCAGTGAGAGAAATTCTGAAAGGATTACGTTGTTACTTCGACAAAGCATTGCCAGCAAATGGCGGCAATACTTCTATATAA